TATGCTGAGAACGTTCATCTTGTATAGCAACCACGATCCCAGTTGGAAGGTGAGTTATTCTAACAGCACTGTTAGTTGTATTTGCATGCTGACCACCTGAACCACCAGATCTATACGTATCAACTCTCAACTCTTCATTCTTTAACTGGACATCGACCTATAACAGGGGCATGCACATAATATAAGATTCTAGAAAGAACATCATAAAATTGACTGCAAAAGATATTAACCAGCCCTTCACAATTCCATTAATCAGTCATCAACCTGACAGAACTGAAGGGAAAATACAGACGGATAGAAATTGCATTTGTATGggatgatttttattttatcgttATTTTAGAAgccaaagttaaaaaaaaaaaaaaaaaaaaaaacaatcaggTTCCATATCACAGGGCATTGTTTAATAATGGAATTTATTAATTACCTCATCAGCCTGAGGAAGAATTGCAACAGAAACAGCACTGGTATGAACACGTCCCAGTTTTTCAGTCACAGGAACtctctgttaaaaaaaaagaatgttaCTAGTTGTTGAAAGAGATATATTCATATATCTAATGTGAGAGGCAGTGACAAAAACCTGTACTCTATGAATTCCACTCTCAAATTTTAGTTTACCAAAAACACCAACTCCAACAATTGCTGCACTAGCCTCCTGAGAAAGTGAAGTGAAAACCAAAATACATCAATTGATAGACAAAAAATTGGGGTACACATTATAATGGGAAGGTTCTAATGCATGGTGGATGATGAAATGAACAATTCAAAGCACTTCACAGGAATAATTACAGTACTGAAAAACAGGTCATATTTAGTACACATTAATGCATGAAATACATACCTTGAATCCCTTCATATCAGATTGAGCTATATCTACCACTTCAAACTTCCAACCTTTGTTGTGAGCATACTTCTCGTACCTACATTATGCAAGACAAGATCTCTTTTAAAAAACTATGACAACAGTTTATGAATGTGACCACAGTGATAAATGTAACCTTACATCTTAAAGATATTCATTGCAAACAAGGAAGCTTCCTCCCCACCAGTCCCTGTAAAAATAGTATAAACAAATGAACATGGGAATAACGGAAAGTGTAGGGAGACATGCTAACAGCCATAAAAGTAAAACGATCAACAGGACCTAAGACAAGTTGGCGGACATTTATTAAAAGATGTGTTAGATGAAAACAAACGATAGATCTCCATTTTCAACAGTGATAATTTACCTGCTCGTACCTCCAAAATGCAATCTCTTTCATCAGCATCATCCTTAGGAAGTAATGACTTCAACAGCAAATTCTGCACTTTTCTTTCTTCCTCTATGGCCTGGCCCATTTCCTCTGTTGCCATATTAAGCATGTCTTTGTCTTCAGAACATTCAGTTATTAGTGACTTCAGGCCATCAATTTCCTGCAGAAAGTAGAAAATAGTATCAGATGATATTGAAAAAAACCAACAGCCAAAATTTAACTTCTAAAAATAGAACTAATATTATCTTCACAGCTTCATCCTTATCATTTTCTCTTTAAACTCCaaaacacagtaaataaatcaACATGGGAAATGTAACTAGAAAGTATGCCACCTAAAGACATAGAAAAATAACCAtggaaaaaataacaataacaatgacAACTTTTTTCAACTAAGTGGAGTCATCTACAAGAATCAAATGACAGTTATGTATTATATCATGAATCAAGTCTTGGAAATACATAaacaaaaagtatatatatctTCAAAGACATATCTGCTAAGCATATATGCTTAGTTGAACACAAGAATGAAGTCAAAAACATATCTTTAGACAGCAAAATAACACTCTCTCCCCTTTTAAGAAGGATAAATCTAGTTAAACTCCGGTCCACTATTAAGCCACACAATACTTCCAATTTTAACTAAACTTAATAACATAACTTAGTGATTCTTCAACATAAAAAAGTAGTCTTTTTTCCAAAATAAGATCGTCTATGCTGCCAAATCATTAGTTGAATATCATAACTTCAAGACAAAGAACCACACAACCATAAAATTACCTTCTGTTTGGCCTTCAACTCATTAATAAGTTGCACAGAACCACTTAGCTTTCTAAGCTCTTTGTTAGCTCTTGCATACTCTGCCGGTGTCGCTTCTGGCTGTCTTCAATCAATAACataaattaaacataataaGATAATTAACTCAAATTAAATACCATATTCAATTATTATAACAACATTATACAATTAAGTAAATTAAAATTGCATTACCTGATTCATAAGATTGTCAAGACATGTAGCCCTATGCTTAATAGCAGAAAATCTTTGCTCCATTATGTTTAACAGATCCGGTGAAATTTCAGTTTGCACTTCTGTTATCAAAAAtcacttcattcattcattcattcaaaaaagtaaaaaaaaaaaatgcaatcgttaacacattaaatttttttttgaattgaaaattgaataaaaaccTAGAAATTTTGAATGAATAGATTGAAGAGATGAAAGAAGGAACTAAAAGTTACCGGAAGAGTAAGAACGAAGCAGGAAATTTCGAAGTGGAAGTTCGGACTTTGATTGGAAGTGATTCCGCAACCGAAAAAGATAACTGAAATTGAGAAATCTACCATCAATTCTCATCTTTAACGCAGAATTCGAAGTGAATTGAATGAAAATTCAGAGAATCTATAAGCTATTTTGCTGCAAGAATCTATAAGCGCTTCTTCTCTGCTTTTCGCGTTTCGGCAGAATTGAAAGTGGAAAAACAATTGGGCCGCCTTAATAAGCCTAAAGCCCCATTGGGCCGGCCTGTTCGATCTGTTTTAcctcattttatattttgacaCCCCCCTTCCTTTCCCATAATAAGAACGCATCATGTTCTGAGTTTGAGGTTTTTGAGAGTAAAAATAGAATACTTATCCCTTATGCATGAGaaaggtatatatatattgatacgCAGGGCCATGACCTTCAATGTGAGGGTAGATTCGACGGTCTCGATGTTGATGGTCGTCGAAATAACAGGGGAAGAGCCATAATTGACCGTAAATATCAATCATTCTGATATCAGCCGTCGTTACAAGAATGCAAACTTATGTGACCGTTGAGTAGGAACGCGTGGCCTTAAACTAGAGTGTGATTGGGCTGAACTCAACGCTTAAATGGGCCATACTCGACTCCGAGTTGGACTAAAGTTGAGTCCATAACaaagtaggtttttttttttttttttttttttagaaacaatATAgatgttgaaacttgaaagcaATTTATTGTACAAGTTAAAACTATAAGCTTCTAAGTCTCAATATTTTCTGTAATAAAACTTCTCCGAACTATACTGAAAGCAATTTACACCAAGAGTGCATTCATGATAAACTCTTAAACAAATATACCTTTTATTGttaaagaagtctcacatcgcttgcgagatggcctgaatatgtgtttataagtgaggaccatcctcaccttacaaatcggttttgtaaggatgagtcaGACTAAATACCCAATTCTAAGATGCGttatatatgtattttaatgtattttaagtttctattatttaatattCATCCGGTTGTATTTTATGTATGTTTGTATTAATAAATAGTATTACCAAAATATACTATAAAGTGTCTAAAATATCATTAAACTTGTAAGTATCAAGAATAAGTTTAAGGTTTATAATTTAACTTAGCAGTTATAGATCATCCCAACTAATATTAAATTGAGCTTGTATAAATGTTGCCAtcgaacaaaaaataaaaatttaaaccgTATCTATAAGTTATACTTGGCTAGACCAAACATAGCTAGATGCAAACATGAGGATTATCaattatgatataataataCACAAATGGTACAATGCAtgattacattacattacataatAATACTACTATTAATTCAAAGCCacacaaaaaagaaactaattTTCCCCCGAAAAAGAGGCAACTCTAGAAATGGTTTCCTTCAGCTAATTTTAGGCAACACTAATTTGGATCAACTTTGTCTAATTCACctcaaaatacaaattaaacttATTATAgaaatgttttgtttcaaaacaTCACAACAAACTGCCACatttagaaaacaaaattagtGGTAGATTGTTTCAACTTATTCCTAATGATAATTATGTGCCTATCATTTATGAAATTGCTAAATATAGATTTTCTCTTTGGTTGGCTGAAATTTGTGAGTTACCTATAAAAGCCAAACATGTCTCAGCAAAATCTCCAATAAGCCTCCCCAACCAACACCCAAAGGGGAGGAGTCTAGTGTTCTAATAAAATTTCTgagcagaaaaataaaaatataaaaaaatgtcagGAAAGATAATTGTATCAGTTGTTTCGCTTATCCTTGTTGTAGGTGTTGCCATCGGTGTTGTTGTCGCTGTTCACAAGAAAGGTGAAGATCCTGAGATTCAAACTCAACAAAGATCTCTTAGAGTTATTTGCCAAAATGCAGAAGACCAAAAACTATGCCATGAAACTCTTAGCTCTGTCAGTGGCGCCAACGCTTCAGATCCTAAGGCATACATAGCGGCTGCAGTGAAAGCAGCCACTGACAATGTCATTAAGGCATTTAACATGAGTGATAGACTCACTGTTGAGTATGGCGACAAGGATAGCGGCATCAAGATGGCTCTTGATGATTGCAAAGACTTGATGCAGTCTGCTTTAGACAGTCTTGATCTCTCCAACACATTGGTTCGTGACAACGACATTCAATCTGTTCATGCCCAAAATCCTGATCTCAGGAATTGGTTGAGTGCAGTTATCTCTTACAAACAAGCTTGCATGGAAGGATTTGACGATGAAAAAGAGGGTGAGAAGAAGATTAAGGATCAATTACAATCTCAGACTATAGACCGCGCGACAAAGATCACCGCTGTTGCACTTGACGTTGTGGCTGGTTTGTCCAACATACTCCAAGAATTCGGTTTGAAATTGGATCTCAAACCCGCTTCTCGTCGTCTTCTATCTGAGGAAATCCATAACGAGCAAGGATTCCCTGCATGGGTCTCTGCTACCGATCGCAAGCTTTTGGCTCAAATGCAAGGAAAAGGATGGAGATCAAAAGTTAAGCCTAATGTTGTTGTTGCCAAGGATGGTACTGGccaatttaaaacaattatgGATGCCATTAACTCTTACCCTAAGGGAAACAAAGGAAGATATATTATCTACGTTAAGGCTGGTATCTATGACGAGTACATCACTGTCCCCAAACAGTGCGTTAACTTGCTTATGTACGGTGATGGCCCTCAAAAGACCGTTATCACCGGTCATAAGAACTATGGCAAGGATGGTATCAAGACCATGCAAACCGCCACCTTTGGTACATAATTCAATTCCTGTCataacttaattttattttatttacattatgGATGAGATTACTAATTGATTATCCATGCGTGCGTGCAGCCAACACCGCAACTGGGTTCATTGCAAAGGCAATGACATTTGAGAACACTGCCGGTCCTGATGGTCATCAAGCTGTTGCTTTGAGAAACCAAGGAGATATGGCTGCTTTCGTTGGTTGCCATATCTTAGGTTACCAAGACACCTTGTACACTCAAACCAACAGGCAATTCTACCGCAACTGTGTCATCTCTGGTACCGTTGATTTCATCTTTGGAACATCTCCCACCTTGATCCAACACTCTGTGATCATCGTAAGGAAGCCTAACAACAACCAATTCAACACAATTACCGCAGACGGATCAGCGGATTCTAAGAGCATCAACACTGGTATTGTGATCCAGGACTGCCAAATCGTACCAGAGGCAGCATTGTTCCCCGTAAGGTTCCAAATCAAATCTTACTTGGGCAGACCATGGAAGGCATATGCAAGGACAGTCGTTATGGAATCCACCATCGGTGACTTTATTCATCCAGATGGATGGGCCCCTTGGTCAGGTGATCAGTTTTTGGACACACTTTACTATGCAGAGTATGCCAACACTGGACCTGGTGCCAATGTTGCCGGAAGAATCAAGTGGAAGGGTTATCACGGTGCCATTAGCCAGGCCGAAGCTACGAGATTCACCGCTGCTGAATGGCTCCAGGCTGGACCCAAGTCTGGAACCGATTGGTTGAAGGCTCTTCATGTTCCTCACTACCTTGGCTTCAAAgcttgaaaattaattaaatatgtaaCTTACAATATGAATGATGGCACACAGACAAATTGTTATTCTTTGTAATTATCTTTCCTGTTTTTGTCTAGGAGATTCACCATAAATACATCTCAAAATTTGCTCGGACTAAGATTTATTATAAGCttcaattttcatattttattcagtATCTTTATCTCTCACTTAgccttaaaaatatattctgAAGTCCAAAAAACAATCTATTCTCACATAATAGCCGTTCTCGTATGCAAGTGAGAAATAGATTGACTTTGTAATTGAAATTACTCTATTATCAAAAGAAATTACTCTAATAATGTTCATGATTTCTTATGAATCAGTTTTGCTTCAACTAAATATATGCAAGTAAACAAATCATTACCTTTAACTAAAGAAATTGCTCACATAATCCGCTCTCATCTAGACGAAGGCAAACCTTCATGGAAACAATTATCACTCACGCAAAGAAATACGTTCCTTGACTTATTTCAGGTAATTAATGTTAGGATCTAGATAAAAGGGGTGCAGCTAAGATGTCGCAGATAATGCAAGACGTTCGAAAAGATTTAGAAAATAGACCAAGTTGGATGGGAGAGAGAGTGTGGGATATGACTTGACAAAATATTGGAAGTCGTCCAAGTTCAAAAAATCATctgaaacaaataaaagaaatcgCGATTCTATGGCCGGTGCATCTCTTCACACCGGCGGATCAATTACTCATTGTTTGCATTGGAATAGAATGGTATCATCAGTTATTTTTCAGTTAGTTTTACAATGACAATTCATGCTTCTTGTTTCTGtctttgaaatttatttcagcACAACATGTTTGAAGCTGTCTCATTtagtttttataatatttcataatttagTGTTTACAATTAATGACACTAaacctttttttataatttatagaaaaaggaa
This genomic interval from Trifolium pratense cultivar HEN17-A07 linkage group LG6, ARS_RC_1.1, whole genome shotgun sequence contains the following:
- the LOC123891055 gene encoding pectinesterase-like — translated: MSGKIIVSVVSLILVVGVAIGVVVAVHKKGEDPEIQTQQRSLRVICQNAEDQKLCHETLSSVSGANASDPKAYIAAAVKAATDNVIKAFNMSDRLTVEYGDKDSGIKMALDDCKDLMQSALDSLDLSNTLVRDNDIQSVHAQNPDLRNWLSAVISYKQACMEGFDDEKEGEKKIKDQLQSQTIDRATKITAVALDVVAGLSNILQEFGLKLDLKPASRRLLSEEIHNEQGFPAWVSATDRKLLAQMQGKGWRSKVKPNVVVAKDGTGQFKTIMDAINSYPKGNKGRYIIYVKAGIYDEYITVPKQCVNLLMYGDGPQKTVITGHKNYGKDGIKTMQTATFANTATGFIAKAMTFENTAGPDGHQAVALRNQGDMAAFVGCHILGYQDTLYTQTNRQFYRNCVISGTVDFIFGTSPTLIQHSVIIVRKPNNNQFNTITADGSADSKSINTGIVIQDCQIVPEAALFPVRFQIKSYLGRPWKAYARTVVMESTIGDFIHPDGWAPWSGDQFLDTLYYAEYANTGPGANVAGRIKWKGYHGAISQAEATRFTAAEWLQAGPKSGTDWLKALHVPHYLGFKA
- the LOC123891052 gene encoding peptide chain release factor 1, mitochondrial produces the protein MRIDGRFLNFSYLFRLRNHFQSKSELPLRNFLLRSYSSEVQTEISPDLLNIMEQRFSAIKHRATCLDNLMNQPEATPAEYARANKELRKLSGSVQLINELKAKQKEIDGLKSLITECSEDKDMLNMATEEMGQAIEEERKVQNLLLKSLLPKDDADERDCILEVRAGTGGEEASLFAMNIFKMYEKYAHNKGWKFEVVDIAQSDMKGFKEASAAIVGVGVFGKLKFESGIHRVQRVPVTEKLGRVHTSAVSVAILPQADEVDVQLKNEELRVDTYRSGGSGGQHANTTNSAVRITHLPTGIVVAIQDERSQHMNKAKALKVLCAKLYEMERLRLQSSRSKLRSEQIGSGDRSERIRTYNFPQGRVTDHRVGITYHNIEDVMQGENLDVFIDALLLKEEMDAIATFSSST